The DNA window TGCCTGCCTCTATCGCTCGAAGCGGCGCTGGGGGCATCGAGCCTGCCGGAACCGCTCCATAACGATCCGGCCGACCGCATGCTGATCGCCACCGCCCGCGAGCTCGGGGTTCCTCTCATGACCCGGGACAGGCTGATCCACGAGTATGCAGCCACATCCGGGACCATTCGGGTGCACGCCTGCTGATCCAGGACCGCCCCTACCGACTTTGACCGGAGCTTCCCCTTGTCCGCCCCCATCACCCTGCCGCGCGCCGTCATCTATGACTGGGACAACACCCTGGTCAGCAATTGGGACACGGTGCGCGAGGCGTTGAACCACGCGCTGGTGTCCTTCGGTCTCGACCCCTGGAGTGCGGAGGAGGCGCGGGAGCGGATCAAGGCATCGCTGCGCGACAGCTTCCCCCGCATCTTCGGCGAGCGCTGGACCGAGGCGCGCGACCTCTTCTATGGCTATTTCGCCGCCCACCATCTGGACGGGCTGAAGCCGCTGCCCGGTGCGGAGACGCTGCTGGCCCATTTCCACGAGCGCGGGGTCTATCAGGCCGTCGTCTCCAACAAGAACGGCGGGTTCCTGCGGGCGGAGGCGGAAGCGCTGGGCTGGACCCGCTATTTCGGCAAGCTGGTCGGCGCCCAGGATGCGGAATTCGACAAGCCGCACCTCGCCCCGGTGCGGATGGCGCTGGAACCGGCGGGGATCGAACTGGGGCCCGATGTCTGGTTTCTCGGCGATGCCGACATCGACATGGAATGCGCCCATGGCGCCGGTCTCGTTCCGGTGCTAATAGGGCTTGGCGAGGGGAGCGGCTTCGACCGTTTTCCGCCCGCCCATCGCCACACCGACTGCACGGCGCTCCGGAGCGTCCTATGTGGCTTGGTGGATGGCAATGGTGATACCATATCCCTGCAAACGGCTGTCGAGACGGTACCTGCGCGCACCAAACCTACACCGTGAAACGGGGAGCGGACCGCCTTTAGACAAGGGGTCCCAAGAACATTGAAGAAGGGGGCATGAAAAATGTCTGAAAAAAGCCAGAACGTGCAGGATGTGTTTCTGAACCACGTCCGCAAGAACAAGACTCCCGTAACCGTCTTTCTCGTGAACGGCGTGAAACTCCAGGGCATCATTACTTGGTTCGACAACTTCTCGGTACTTCTGCGGCGCGACGCGCACTCCCAGCTCGTCTACAAGCACGCAATCTCGACGGTCATGCCGGCCCATCCCATTCAACTTTTCGAGCCGCCCAAGGAAGGTGAAAGCGTCTGATCCCTTGACCAATGGTAACGGCGCGGCCCCGGAAGGCGCCGCGCGGGCCATCGTGGTCCACCCCGTCCTCCGCAATGAGGCGGATGGGGACATGCGCCCTCCCGAATCACGGCTTGAGGAGGCGATCGGTCTTGCCCAGGCAATTCAGCTGGATGTCATCCATGCCGAATGCGCCAAGGTGAACCGGCCGCAGCCATCGACCCTGCTCGGCTCCGGCACGGTGGAGCATCTGGCAGAGGTGGTGGAGGAGAACGAGGCGACGCTGGTCATCCTCGACCATGCCCTGTCGCCGGTGCAGCAGCGCAACCTTGAACGGGCATTGAAGGCCAAGGTCATCGACCGGACCGGCCTGATCCTGGAGATCTTCGGCGCCCGCGCCCGCACGCGGGAAGGCATGCTGCAGGTCGAACTGGCGTCGCTGACCTACCAGAAGTCGCGGCTCGTGCGGTCGTGGACCCACCTGGAACGGCAGCGCGGCGGCTTCGGCTTCCTCGGCGGCCCCGGCGAATCCCAGCTCGAACTCGACCGCCGCCTGATCGGCGACCGGATCATCAAGATCAAGAAGGAACTGGAGGAGGTGCGGCGGACCCGCGGCCTGCACCGCAAGGCGCGCGCCAAGGTGCCGTACCCGGTGGTGGCGCTGGTCGGCTACACCAACGCCGGCAAATCGACGCTGTTCAACCGGCTGGCGAATGCCGACGTCTTCGCCCAGAATCTGCTGTTCGCCACGCTCGACCCCACCATGCGGCAGGTGACGCTGCCGTCGGGCCGCAAGGTCATCCTGTCGGACACCGTCGGCTTCATCTCCGACCTGCCGCACGGCCTCGTCGCCGCCTTCCGCGCCACGCTGGAGGAGGTGGATGCCGCCGACATCATCCTGCATGTCCGCGACATCGCCCACATCGACAGCGACGCCCAGAAGGCCGATGTCCATGAGGTGCTGTCCGACATGGGCATCGACCCGGAAACGGACGACCGGGTGATCGAGGTGCTGAACAAGATCGACGCGCTGGACGGCGAAAGCCGCGCGGCGATCCTGGCCCAGACCGGCCGCAACCCGCGCGCGGTTGCGGTGTCCGCCCTGTCCGGCGAGGGGATCGACGATCTCGACCGCCTGCTGGACCAGCGGATGAACGTCAACCGGCAGGTGGTCGACCTGTCGGTGGAGTTGGGCGACGGTGCGGCGCTGGCTTGGCTTTATGCCAAGGGCGAGGTCCTGGAACGCCGGGACGACGAGGAGCGGGCGCATCTGCACGTCTCCCTCGACCCGGCCGACCTCGCACGGTTCGAGAAGCGGTTCCAGCCGCAATCCCAGGCCTGACGGTTCGGCAAGGCCAATGCGGCCCTAGGCAACCTTAAGCGGTGCCTTGCCGCGCTGGCCAAACGGAAAGGGTGCAACGCCCGGCTATGACCTGTTGCACCCCACTCCGGTCTTACGACGAATGCGGCGTGGTCATTTCCCCGTTGGGGTCCGATTATGGGAATGGAGCAACGCGCTCCCCCAGGAGGAGGACTGCCAATGCGGTTGCAAACCGATCCGTCGTGTTTTTCGATCACGGCTTTCCTCGCCGATCAGGTGACTCTGGTGGCGCGTGAGGAGAAATTGCCGCCGGGCGCGGCGCTGCTGCGGTTGCAGGAGTTGTCGCGCACCCCCGAAGGACGTGCCAAGCTGATCCGCCTGCTCGACGCTGCCGCGCAGCGGGAGCCGAATGCCGATGAAGCCGCGAAGATCGCCGCGATCTGCCGCGAACTGTCGGCCTGGGGCTATGGCGAGGGACGGCGGTCCGCCGGCTTCCCCGAAGGAAACCACCGCGCCGCCGCATGATGGTGATTTGACACATGCTTGATGGATGACTGCGCGGGCGATGGCGGGCCATAATGGGCCGTTCGCCATCGCCGCGGTCTTGTCGTGCTCCGTTGCTCCCCCCGTTCCGTCCCGACCGGTGCCGGTCGCCTGCTGCCGGCCCTGCCGGTGCTTCTGGCGCTCGCCCTGCCGTCTGCGGCGCCGTTCGCGGCGGAACCCTTGCGCCCCGGAGCGCCTCTTCCGCCCGGCTATGTCGAAGAACCGGACAACCCACCGGAAGACCCGCTTCCGCCCCCGCCGCAGCCCCTTCCGGTGGCGCCCGCCGAACCGCTGGTCATCGCGCCGGACGCCGCCGAACTGCTGAAGGAGTGCAAGCAGCCGACTTTCACCGACTGTTTCCGCCTCTGGCAGCCGCCGCCGCCACCGCCGCCGGAGCCCGAGAAGGAAACCGCCGGCCCCCCGCCACCTCCGCCGCCGCCGCCGCAGATCGATCCCAATGCGCCGCGACAGCCGGCGCAGGGCGGTCCGGTGCCGCCGCCACCGCCCGATCAGGCCAAGGAAGCCGCGGCGGCAGCCGCCGACCGCGCCACGCTCGACGCGCTGTCGAAGGCGCTGAAGGACAGCGGACTGGACGGCAAGGTTCTGTTGAGCAATCCCGGCGGCGGCGATCCGACATTGAAGCTGGACAGCAATCCGGCCAAGCCCGCGGCGAAGCCGTGACCGCCCATAACCTCAACGCGAGCGAGAGCGCCCAACCATGACGGGTTTCCCGATCCCCGACATCGACCGCGTGTCCGACCTGATCCGCTCCGTCGCCCGGACGGAGATCATGCCCTATTTCCAGAAGCTGGACGCCTCCGGCATCCGGCAGAAGACCGGACCGACCGACCTCGTCACCCTGGCGGACGAGGCGGCGGAACGCGCGCTGGCCCCGGCCCTGTCGGCCCTGCTGCCGGGCAGCCGCGTGATCGGCGAGGAAGCGGCGTCGGAGGACGAGCGCGTGCTCGACCGCATCCATGGCGACGATCCGGTCTGGATCATCGATCCGGTGGACGGCACCATCAACTTCGCTCAGGGCCGGCCGATGTTCGCGGTGATCGTCGCGCTCGCCTGCAAGGGCGAGACGGTCGCCGGCTGGATCCACGACCCGGTGGACGGGCGGATGGCGACGGCGGTGAAGGGGCAGGGGGCATGGCTAGACGGCCGCCGGGTCCATGTCGCACCGGCGGTGCCGCTGCCGCAGATGGTCGGCGCGCTGTCCACCCGTTTCTGTGCCGAAGAAATGAGCCGGCAACTGGAGGAGCGCAGCGCGGGCCTCGGCGAGCGCGCCTGCCTGTCGAGCGCCGCGCAGGAGTATCTGCGGCTGCTGGAGGGCCGGGCGCATTACTCGCTCTATCACCGGCTGATGCCGTGGGACCATGCCGCCGGCGTGCTCCTGCATGCGGAAGCCGGCGGCCATTCGGCGCTGATCGACGGCACGCCCTATCGGCCGGGGCTGCTGCAGGGAAGCATCCTGCTGGCGCCGGACCGGGACAGCTGGCAGGCGCTGCACGGGCAGCTGTTCGGGTGAGTGGTGGGTCAGGGACCTTGCCCCCACCCTGACCCTCCCCCGCGTTCCGCGGGAGAGGGGATTGGATGCTTGTCAGCGTGATGTGGCCCAAGAGCGCAGTGGAGTTCCCTCTCCCGCAAAGCGGGGGAGGGCTAGGGAGGGGGAATATCGCCGCGACACCCCCCCCTTAATGCGTCATCAAGGCCGGTACGGACAGCCCCTCCAGAACCGTGCGGGTGGCGCCGCCCAGGACCAGTTCGCGCAGGCGGGAGTGGCCGTAGGACCCCATCACCAGCAGGTCGGCGCCCTGGTCGGCACAGCAGGACAGGATCATGTCGCCGACTTCGCCGCCGGAGGCGATGACCGCCTGCGGCCGGGCGGCGATGCCGTGGCGGTGCAGCCAGTCGCCCAGCGCCGCGGCTTCGTCGCTGTGATGGCCGGGCGGCTCCACCGTTAGGACGGTGACGCTCTCCGCCGCCTCCAGGAAGGGCATGGCGGCGCGGACGGCGCGGGCGGATTCGCGGCTGTTCTTCCAGGCGACCAGCACATGCCGGCCGATGGCGGCGGTCGCCGGCTGGCTGGGCGGCAGGACCAGCACCGGGGTGGCGGTCTCCAGGGGCAGGCGGTCGGGGATGTTGTGCAGGGAGACGCGCTCCCCCGCCCGCACGGCCGCCGATTGCGCCACCACGACCAGATCGGCGTAGGACGCCCGCCCGGCCAGCAGATCGACGTGATCGCCTTCCTCGACCGTCCAGTCATAGGACAGGCCGTTCAGCGCCTGCCGCACCTCCTGCTCGATCCGCTCGGCATTCTCGTGGGCGATGGCGGTGGCTTCCGCCATGAAGCCGTAGGAGGCGGCGCGGCCGGTGGCGCCCGCCGGCATCGACACCGGCGTGGCGATGTAGAGCGCATGGATATGGGCGGAGAATCTCTTGGCCAGCGCTGCGGCAACGGCCATCCGGCCGGCGTGGGCATCGTCGTTGGCCATGTGCAGCAGGATGGTCTTGATCGGCATACCCTTGCGTCTCCCGATTCTATGCCTCTGCCAATCATTGGCCGGCGGAGCGGTTTCCCTATAGATCGGATCGCGTAAAATCGGAATCGATTTGGAGCGTGAATCCGATCGCCAAACAGAAAGCTACAGCGTCGTGCGTTTCATAGTAAACGCACGACGCTGTAGGTAACGCGCCGCCGGCCCGGATGGCAATGTCGTCGGGTGGTCGGTTACTTCACCACCACCGCATACTGGTCGACCGGCGCCACCTTCTCGATCAGGCCGCGCGCCTTCAGGAACTCGGCGAAGCGGGTGTAGCGCTCGGCATCCAGGGCGGCCGGGCTGTGGGCGAAGCGCCGCAGCGTGTCGGCCCAGGCGCGGCGGTTCAGCTCGTCGTTCAGCTCCGGCCGGCCCTTGACGAAGACCGCCTGCGATTCCTCCGGATGGTTCAGGATATAGAGCGTCGCACGCTCCACCGCCGCCAGGAAGCGCTTGAAGCGCGGGTCGTTCGCCTTGGCCTTGTGGGCGACCAGGATCAGCTCGTCATAGGGCGGTACCCCTTCCTCTTCCGGGTAGAAGGCCCGGCCGGGATGCTTTTCGATGTCCAACTGGTTCAGTTCGAAGTTCCGGAAGGCGCCGACCACCGCATCGACCTGCCCCGACAGCAGCGACGGCGACAGCGAGAAGTTGACGTTGACCAGCTCCACATCCTTCAGGCTCAGCCCGTGCTTCTCCAGCATGGCACCGAGCAAGGCATCCTCGAAGCCGGCGATGGAGAAGCCGATCTTGCGGCCCTTCAGGTCCTTCAGCGTCTTCACCGGCCCGTCGCGCAGCACGACGACGGAGTTCAGCGGGGTGGAGACCAGCGTGCCGACACGGACCAGCGGCAGCCCCTCGGCCACCTGCAGGATCAACTGCGGCTGGTACGACACGGCGAGATCGGCGCCGCCGGCGGCGACCAGCTTCGGCGGGTCGTTGGGGTCGGCCGGGGCGGTCAGCGTCACCTCCAGCCCGGCCTCCTTGAAGAAGCCCTTCTCCTGCGCCACCACCAGCGGGGCATGGTCCGGGTTGACGAACCAGTCCAGCATCACGGACAGCTTGTCCTGGGCCAATGCCGGAAGCGACGTCATCAGGCTGGCGGCCATCAGGCCGGCGGCGAACAGGTGCTTCATCGGGTTTCTCTCCCCCTCATCAAGGATTGGCGTCTTCGGCCGGTTGGGAATCGGGTTGCCAGGGCAGGGCGCGGCGGGCCAGCGCGTCGACGGCGGCATAGAGCGTCACTGCGAACAGCCCCAGCACCAGCACGGCGGCGAACAGAAGGTCGATCTGCATGCGGGCGTTGGCGTGCAGCATCAGATAGCCGAGGCCGGAGGACGACCCCACCCATTCGCCGATCACCGCGCCGATGGGCGCCACCGCCGCGGCCACCCGCACGCCGGACCAGAAGGCGGGCAGCGCGGCGGGCAGGCGGATGTTCCACAGGATCGCGGCAGGCGAGGCGCCCATGGTGCGGGCAAGGTCGAGCCAGCCGGGATCGGTGCGGCGCAGCCCGTCGAACAGCGCGGTCGTCACCGGGAAATAGATGACCAGCACCGCCATGGCGATCTTGGACGCCATGCCGTAGCCCAGCCAAAGCACCAGCAGGGGAGCCAGCGCGAAGACCGGGATCGCCTGACTGACCAGCAACAGCGGCATCAGCCAGCGCCGCGCGGTGCGGAACCGCGCCAGCAGCAGCGCGCTCACGCTGCCCAGAGCCACGCCGGCCACCAGCCCGATCAGGATCTCGGTCAGCGTCGTCAGCCCATGGCTCCACAGCAGGGGCGCCTGCCGCCGCATTGCATCCGCCACCGCCAGTGGACCGGGCAGCAGGTAACGCGGCAGGCCGGTGGCCCAGACCAGCGCCTGCCAGCCGGCGACCAGCACGGCGAGGGTGACGGCGGCGCGCAGCAGCGCCCTCATTCCGCCAGCCTCCGCAACAGCTCCGCCTGCAGCGCCAGCAATCCGGGATCGTCGACCGGGCGCGGCACGGGGCCGGACGGTTCCAGCGCCGGCCCCATGACGGCGGGGCGGCCGGTCATCACATGCAGGCGGTCGCCGATGCGAAGTGCCTCCAGCGGGTCGTGGGTGACCATCAGGACGGTGCGGCCGGCCAGCGTTTCCGCCGCCGTCTCCTGCAGCCGCAGGCGGGTGATGGCGTCGAGCGCGGAGAAGGGCTCGTCCATCAGGACCAGCGGCTTGTCCTCCATCAGCGTGCGGGCGAGCGCGACCCGCTGGCGCTGCCCGCCGGACAGGGCGGCCGGTCGGTCGCGCTCGCGTCCCGCCAGACCGACGCGGTCGAGCAGCGCGCGGGCGCGTTCCACCCGCGCGGCATCGGGGCGGAGGTGGCGCAGCCGGTCGCCCAGCAGGACATTGTCCTGAACCGTCAGCCAGGGCAGCAGCAAATCCTGCTGCGCCATATAGGCGATACGGCCGGCCAGGGGCTGTCCGTCGCCGGTTGAGACGCAGGTCGGTGGCTCCGGCTCCGCCAGCCCGGCGAGGATGCGCAGCAGCGTGGTCTTGCCGACGCCGCTCGGCCCCAGCAGGCAGGTGGTCCGTCCCGCTTGCAGCTCCAGCGTCAGGTCGGAGAACAGCAGCGTGCCGCCATAGGTCAGCCGCGCACGCGAGACGGTCACCGAAAGCGGCGTGATCGCCATCATCGGGGCCATCA is part of the Azospirillum lipoferum 4B genome and encodes:
- a CDS encoding HAD family hydrolase, producing the protein MSAPITLPRAVIYDWDNTLVSNWDTVREALNHALVSFGLDPWSAEEARERIKASLRDSFPRIFGERWTEARDLFYGYFAAHHLDGLKPLPGAETLLAHFHERGVYQAVVSNKNGGFLRAEAEALGWTRYFGKLVGAQDAEFDKPHLAPVRMALEPAGIELGPDVWFLGDADIDMECAHGAGLVPVLIGLGEGSGFDRFPPAHRHTDCTALRSVLCGLVDGNGDTISLQTAVETVPARTKPTP
- the hfq gene encoding RNA chaperone Hfq, with the protein product MSEKSQNVQDVFLNHVRKNKTPVTVFLVNGVKLQGIITWFDNFSVLLRRDAHSQLVYKHAISTVMPAHPIQLFEPPKEGESV
- the hflX gene encoding GTPase HflX; the protein is MRPPESRLEEAIGLAQAIQLDVIHAECAKVNRPQPSTLLGSGTVEHLAEVVEENEATLVILDHALSPVQQRNLERALKAKVIDRTGLILEIFGARARTREGMLQVELASLTYQKSRLVRSWTHLERQRGGFGFLGGPGESQLELDRRLIGDRIIKIKKELEEVRRTRGLHRKARAKVPYPVVALVGYTNAGKSTLFNRLANADVFAQNLLFATLDPTMRQVTLPSGRKVILSDTVGFISDLPHGLVAAFRATLEEVDAADIILHVRDIAHIDSDAQKADVHEVLSDMGIDPETDDRVIEVLNKIDALDGESRAAILAQTGRNPRAVAVSALSGEGIDDLDRLLDQRMNVNRQVVDLSVELGDGAALAWLYAKGEVLERRDDEERAHLHVSLDPADLARFEKRFQPQSQA
- a CDS encoding inositol monophosphatase family protein; its protein translation is MTGFPIPDIDRVSDLIRSVARTEIMPYFQKLDASGIRQKTGPTDLVTLADEAAERALAPALSALLPGSRVIGEEAASEDERVLDRIHGDDPVWIIDPVDGTINFAQGRPMFAVIVALACKGETVAGWIHDPVDGRMATAVKGQGAWLDGRRVHVAPAVPLPQMVGALSTRFCAEEMSRQLEERSAGLGERACLSSAAQEYLRLLEGRAHYSLYHRLMPWDHAAGVLLHAEAGGHSALIDGTPYRPGLLQGSILLAPDRDSWQALHGQLFG
- a CDS encoding universal stress protein, whose translation is MPIKTILLHMANDDAHAGRMAVAAALAKRFSAHIHALYIATPVSMPAGATGRAASYGFMAEATAIAHENAERIEQEVRQALNGLSYDWTVEEGDHVDLLAGRASYADLVVVAQSAAVRAGERVSLHNIPDRLPLETATPVLVLPPSQPATAAIGRHVLVAWKNSRESARAVRAAMPFLEAAESVTVLTVEPPGHHSDEAAALGDWLHRHGIAARPQAVIASGGEVGDMILSCCADQGADLLVMGSYGHSRLRELVLGGATRTVLEGLSVPALMTH
- a CDS encoding ABC transporter substrate-binding protein, coding for MKHLFAAGLMAASLMTSLPALAQDKLSVMLDWFVNPDHAPLVVAQEKGFFKEAGLEVTLTAPADPNDPPKLVAAGGADLAVSYQPQLILQVAEGLPLVRVGTLVSTPLNSVVVLRDGPVKTLKDLKGRKIGFSIAGFEDALLGAMLEKHGLSLKDVELVNVNFSLSPSLLSGQVDAVVGAFRNFELNQLDIEKHPGRAFYPEEEGVPPYDELILVAHKAKANDPRFKRFLAAVERATLYILNHPEESQAVFVKGRPELNDELNRRAWADTLRRFAHSPAALDAERYTRFAEFLKARGLIEKVAPVDQYAVVVK
- a CDS encoding ABC transporter permease, coding for MRALLRAAVTLAVLVAGWQALVWATGLPRYLLPGPLAVADAMRRQAPLLWSHGLTTLTEILIGLVAGVALGSVSALLLARFRTARRWLMPLLLVSQAIPVFALAPLLVLWLGYGMASKIAMAVLVIYFPVTTALFDGLRRTDPGWLDLARTMGASPAAILWNIRLPAALPAFWSGVRVAAAVAPIGAVIGEWVGSSSGLGYLMLHANARMQIDLLFAAVLVLGLFAVTLYAAVDALARRALPWQPDSQPAEDANP
- a CDS encoding ABC transporter ATP-binding protein, with protein sequence MPAPMMAPMMAITPLSVTVSRARLTYGGTLLFSDLTLELQAGRTTCLLGPSGVGKTTLLRILAGLAEPEPPTCVSTGDGQPLAGRIAYMAQQDLLLPWLTVQDNVLLGDRLRHLRPDAARVERARALLDRVGLAGRERDRPAALSGGQRQRVALARTLMEDKPLVLMDEPFSALDAITRLRLQETAAETLAGRTVLMVTHDPLEALRIGDRLHVMTGRPAVMGPALEPSGPVPRPVDDPGLLALQAELLRRLAE